AGTATTGAACTTGGTCGTTTCCAGACACCCACTATTATCAAGGACGGTGCGAGGCTTAAAACGGATCTTTTTACCGAAGTGGATGGCACAATGGACTTTATCAAAAAGCATATAAATAAAGCCTATATTATTACAGGCAAGCCGCAAAGAGAAGAACGCTGGGACTATCCGCTCGATGCCCTGCGTGAAATTGTTGTCAATGCCATTGTACATCGCGATTATTCCAGCTCATCAGATTCGGTCGTTAAAATATATGATAATCAAATAGAATTTTTCAACCCCGGCGGGCTTCCTGAAGGACTTACCGTGGGAAAACTTCTTAAAGGAGAATATATCTCAGTTATCCGAAACAGAAAGATTGCAGATATGTTTAAGGAAGTCGGGTTGATAGAAAAATATGGTACAGGCATCCGCCGGATCCTTACAGGATTTAGAAACTATGGGTTGCCGGAACCCCGCTTTGAGGAATTTAGCGGCGGCTTCAGGGTTACGATTTATAAGCAGGCTGGTCAGGTAGCTCCTGCAGGATTTACCGACCAAGCCGAGGATGAAGTTACCGCACAAGTTACCGCACAAGTTACCGCACAAGTTTTGAACTATTGTCAAGAACCTCGAAAAGCATCTGAAATTATGGAGTTGCTTGAACTAAAACATTGGAAAACATTTCAAAAAAACTATCTTAATCCGCTGCTCGAAGCTGAATTAATTGAGCGAACAATTCCAGACAAACCCCGAAGCAGCAAGCAGAAATACCGGCGGACAGAAAAAGGGCGAATGTTTTTGAATAAGGCTGGAAGGAGTGAGAATTGAGATATGCGGCTTACGTTGGGTGTTCCGCTTTTCTTTAAAACCTTATTGAGTTAACTCATACAAAATCGAAATGAAAAATATACTGCTTTCAGTTGTTGGTTTAAGCACGCAGGTAATTACCGAGACCTTGTATGCTCTGCATCAAAACGGCCGTGAGGTGCATGCCTTGCATGTAATAACCACACGAAACGGAAGAGATATAGTTTTTGCTGATCTTCTGGCCGGAGGCAATGGTTATTATCATAAATATTTAAGTGAATACGAGATTGACCCTGATACCATTGATTTCGGTTATGAAAATATCCATGTAATCAGCGACAGTCATGGTGTTGAAATAGATGACATTATCAGCGAATCGGATAATGAGTATCTTTTACAACAATGTTTTGAGCTTGCATTTAAATTCACGAGAGAATCTGAAACAGCGGTATTTTTTTCAATAGCAGGTGGCAGAAAAACTATGAGCGCCTGCCTTACGCTTGCTGCGCAATTTTATGGAAGGCCGCAGGACAGGTTGTATCATGTACTGGTTTCCCCGGAATTTGAAAGCAACCGTAATTTCTATTTTCCTCCGAAACATTCCGAAGAAATTGAACTAAAAGATAAAAACGGGCAGGTATATTACAAGAGTACAAAGTATGCACAGATAAATCTTATTTCCGTTCCCTTCATATCTATAAGGGAAAAACTGTCAAAGGATTTTCTCAAAGAGCCCAAATCTCCCGGAGCGCTTATGCTTTCATTGATAAAAGAAGATGAAACAAAGCTCACGGTAAGCCTAAAATCAAAGAAGATATTATATAAAAACCTGGAACAGGACATTATGCCTGCCCATCTTGCTCTTTATGCCTTTTTTGCCTTGCGTAAAAATGAATGTCAGAAAAAAAGCTGCGGTGCATGCAGAGATTGTTTCGTGGATATTCAGACAATATTTAATAATCAAAACAGGATTACTGAAATATACAAAAAACTTTGCAAAACCAGACCGATTGAGGAAATGAGCGACAGCGGCATTACCGGCCTGGATAATAATAATTTCAACTCTTTTAAGTCAAAGATAAGAAAAACCCTACTCAACAAATTTGGCCCATACGCTTTAAAAGATATTGAAATAGCATCCATCGGGCAAAGGCCGGGAGTAAAGTACGGAATTTTGATGGATAAGGATAAAATGGAGTTTGTGTGTTGAAATGAACATAAATATAGACCGTTTCCCTTCGGATTTTATGTTTACACTTACAAAAGACGAATTTTCAAACTTGAAGTTCCATTTTGGAATATCAAGTTTGAACAGAAACTGGAAGGGCACGATGAGCAGATTCAAATTATTTTTCAGGCAATTAAAGAACTAATGACGCCTCCGGAAAAACCGAAGCGTAAAATAGGTTTTGCCATAAAAGAAAAACAACGAACGTACAGCAAGATTAAACAATGACTTTGAGACCTCTGCGGGCTCTGCGAGAAATTTAAAATTCACAATAAAAGAAAAGATTCGTGGATATGGTAAGTAATGGCAATGTTGCAGCAGTTGAAAAGAAAATAAGCTTTCTGTAATTTAGAACAAATATTGTTAGATCGATATGATACAGGAAATCGAAAAGAATATGTTTGCGGATAAAATTTTATCGGAGGGTGATTATGGATGAAACTGTTTTAAAAATAGCAATGGGAGGTCTGCTTCATGATATAGGAAAGTTCATGCAACGGGCAGAACTTGAAAAAGACTTTGTCGAAATCAAAAATAATTATGACGGTTTTTGTCCTATTTTAGACGGGGGGCGACATGGCTACCTGCATGC
The genomic region above belongs to Pseudomonadota bacterium and contains:
- a CDS encoding putative DNA binding domain-containing protein, which codes for MISTEKKFLATIKRGESATVEFKLTFDRETVETLCAFANTRGGIVFIGVSNTGEITGVKIGKETVQNWVNQVKLSTSNTLIPDVDVIPFKDKMVVSLSISEYPIKPVACKGRYFKRVKNANHQMNITEVVNEHLKTFNVSWDYYIDEFHSEKDISLQKVQIFIDRINRSREIPVLDNPIKVLHKFELLKDGRITRAAFFLFMAGESSLSSIELGRFQTPTIIKDGARLKTDLFTEVDGTMDFIKKHINKAYIITGKPQREERWDYPLDALREIVVNAIVHRDYSSSSDSVVKIYDNQIEFFNPGGLPEGLTVGKLLKGEYISVIRNRKIADMFKEVGLIEKYGTGIRRILTGFRNYGLPEPRFEEFSGGFRVTIYKQAGQVAPAGFTDQAEDEVTAQVTAQVTAQVLNYCQEPRKASEIMELLELKHWKTFQKNYLNPLLEAELIERTIPDKPRSSKQKYRRTEKGRMFLNKAGRSEN
- a CDS encoding TIGR02584 family CRISPR-associated protein is translated as MKNILLSVVGLSTQVITETLYALHQNGREVHALHVITTRNGRDIVFADLLAGGNGYYHKYLSEYEIDPDTIDFGYENIHVISDSHGVEIDDIISESDNEYLLQQCFELAFKFTRESETAVFFSIAGGRKTMSACLTLAAQFYGRPQDRLYHVLVSPEFESNRNFYFPPKHSEEIELKDKNGQVYYKSTKYAQINLISVPFISIREKLSKDFLKEPKSPGALMLSLIKEDETKLTVSLKSKKILYKNLEQDIMPAHLALYAFFALRKNECQKKSCGACRDCFVDIQTIFNNQNRITEIYKKLCKTRPIEEMSDSGITGLDNNNFNSFKSKIRKTLLNKFGPYALKDIEIASIGQRPGVKYGILMDKDKMEFVC